From the genome of Aerococcus sanguinicola:
TTGTACTTTATCCGTACGTCGCTTCGTTCCTACGGCTAAAGCAGCACCGGTTCGAGCCTCGGTCTCTCGCCTAGCGAGCTTCAAAGTTAGAGTGCGACAAAAGTCGTTAAGCTCTGAACCACTGGAGCAAAGGCTAGAAGAGCTTTGCGGAGGCTCGGCCAGCCTTTGTGAAGTGGAGTCAGAGCTGACTTTTGGAGCAGGTTTTGGCTAGTAACGGCTTACGCCGACTATCCATAATTCACATCGCTTGCTTGTTCATGGCTAACGATCAAATTCAAAGCTCCACTACTGCTCACAAGTAGACGGTATGAACATTATACTTTAATTGGGAGCCACCAGCACTGAATCGTACGAAATCTCAAGGAAAGCCGTTTGCCTAGTGGGCAAGCATTAGAGGCAAGCGGCTTTTTTGAGTTCAAATATATTGCTTAGCGGTCAGTCCGATTTTTAGAAGAGAGCTAGGCTCTTCAAAAGCCAGATCCAAAAAACCAGGGTAAACATGGCAAAGCAAGTGGTGAAGACGACAATCTGATTGGCCAAGTCCTCATCGCCCCCTGCCATCACGGCTTGGGCATAGGAAGAAACGGCGGTCGGTCCAGCAGTCGCAATCAGGACACTGATAATATTGTCATCACGAAGGCCGAAGATGACAGCCAAGCTTAGAGCAATGGCAGGATTCACCAGGAGCTTATTGATTACCGTAAAGTAGAGCGACCAATCGGCATCTTTAATCTTATCAAATTTAAAGAGACCGCCCATCACGGTGAGGGCCAGGGGCGAGGTCATGGCACTCAGGTTATCAAAGGCTACTTCTACGGACTGGGGCAAGCGCAAACCGAGGGCAGCTACCACAATCCCCGAAGCCGTAGCGATCACCATGGGATTGCTGATGATTTTGTGCATCAAATCCTTGAAGGAGAAGTCTTCATCCGTATAAATAGACAGAGCAATTACCGACAGGATATTATTCACCGGCACAATAATCGCTAGGGCAATGCTGACCATGCCCAAGTTTTCTTTACCGAGCAAGGCTGTCCCCAGAGGTAAGCCAAAAAGAATGGCGTTCGAACGAATGGATCCTTGGAGCATTACTCCTCGTCGGTCATTACGTTTCTGAAAAATAGGAATAATCAGGGCATAGACAATAAAAATAGCAATCGCATAGATAATCACAAAGGCCAGGGTCCGGGGATTAAAGTTCTTATCCAGATCCATGTGATAGACATTGTTAAATAAGTTCAAGGGCAGGAAAAAGGCAAAGAGCGCCTTATTCATCTCGCTAAGGGACTTGCGGGACATCCAACCAATGCGGTGGATCAGCTGTCCGATCAAGATATAGAGCAGGACAGGCATTACCGCATTGAAGCCAATCATAAAATTCGTCATTCATCCATTCCTCACTTTCTGATAGAAGTATTCAAGCATAAATCCCTCCTGCCGTCAACCGTTCGAGCAAGAGACTGGCTCAGCCTTTTGACTCTCCTGGTCCGAAGCTCCAGATAAAGCTGAATGAGATGATCGCCTATGCTAAAAAATTAAACACTAAAAAAGACTGGAAAGCTCATCCCAGTCTTAATTTTTAAGCCTCTCTACTTTTTAGTCTTAATGACTAGTCATCAAAAAAATTATAGCGATTAGTTCCGAGCAGGAGTAGAGCTTTGAAGTTGACCCTTAGCCATGAACAAGCAAGCGATGTGAATTACGTCTAGTAGGCGATAGCCGTACTAGACGTTTGAAGCTCGCTAGGTGAGGGACCTTGGCCCGAACCGGTGCCATGGCTCTTTAAGGGGCAAATTCAAAAGTGAAACGAATGCTCATCAACACAATTTGCTAAATTTTTTCTTCTAGTCCTCGTTATGGCCATTATCCATGCCCTTGAATTCTTCAACAAATAAAGGACTTACCGAACGCTTGTCGTGGATACGGAGGATAGCTTCTGCAATCAGTTCAGAAACGGTCACTTGCTTGATCTTATCGATCCGTTTTTCTTCTGGCAGGTAGATGGAGTCTGTGACGACAACTTCTGAGATGTTGGAGTTAGCCAGACGTTCAACTGCTGGGCCTGAAAGAACAGGGTGGGTACAGCAAACCGCTACCGAAATAGCGCCTGCTTCGCCCAAGGCTTTAGCCGCTGCCGTAATTGTCCCTGCAGTATCGATCATATCGTCAATGATCAGGGCGTGCTTGCCTTCAACATTACCGACAATATTCATCACTTCTGCCACGTTGGCTTTAGGCCGACGTTTGTCAATAATAGCAATTGGTGCCTTCAAGAACTCCGCCAATTTACGTGCCCGGGTCACCCCACCGTGGTCTGGTGAAACAACTACAACATCTTCCAAACTATAGTCTGGGTTTTCGATGAAATAGTTAGCCAGGAGAGGAGAGCCAAGCAGGTGGTCCACTGGAATATCGAAGAAACCTTGGATTTGGGCAGCGTGCAAGTCAAGGGCTACCACTCGGTCAGCACCAGTCTTTTCAATCATGTTTGAAACAAGCTTAGCTGTGATGGGTTCACGCGGTTTGGCTTTACGGTCTTGACGGGCATAGCCGAAGTAAGGAATCACAACTGTAATCGTCGCCGCACTCGCCCGGCGGCAGGCATCAATCATAATTAAGAGTTCCATGAGGTGGTCGTTAACAGGTTCTGATGTTGATTGCACAATATAAACATCATCCCCACGAATTGATTCATCGATACTGATATAGATTTCGCCGTCGCTAAAGTGAGTAACAGAACATTCCCCTAGTTCACTATCCATAGCTTTAGCGATCTTTTCAGCTAATTCTGGGTTCGAATTGAGAGAAAACACCTTAAGATTATTCGGCTTATGTTGAGACATTTCCTGATATTCCTCCTACTATTGGTCATTTAAAATTTGCTACACACATATCTTAACATATTTTTTACAAACTAGTGATTCTTTTTGCCAATTGCCAGCTTATCCCAATAGTTTTCTTTATTAGACTGCCGAGCCCGGGCAATGGCTAAGCTCTTTTCAGGCACATCATCGGTAATAGTGGACCCTGCTGCTAGGAAGGCATTGGCAGCAACTTGAACGGGGGCTACGATATTCACATTGGAACCAATAAAGCTATGGTCACCGACCACCGACCGGGCCTTATTGACTCCATCATAGTTACAGAAAATAACACCACAGCTGACATTAATATCCGCTCCCAGGTCAGCATCGCCAATATAGGTCAAGTGACCAACCTTGGTCCCTTGGCCGATAGTCGCGTTCTTCACTTCAACATAGTTACCAATGTGGACATGGCTAGCCAGCTTAGCCTTGGGGCGCAGGTGGGCATGGGGGCCAATATCTGATTTGGAGCCCACTTCAGCTTCTTCAATTTCTGAAGATCGGATCTTAACCCCATCACCGATCTGGCTATCACGAATGCAGGTCTGGCTACCGATGACACAATCGTGACCAATGCTGGTCTGGCCCTTGAGCTGGACATTGGCTTCAATCAGGGTATCGCTAGCTATCGATACCCCTGCTTCAATATAGACCGTGGTCGGATCGACGAAGCTGACCCCTTGGCGCATGAATTGTTCATTTTGCCGCTTAAAGAAGAGACGGTTAGCTTCCGCCAAAGCCAGGCGGTCATTAACACCTAGAGCCTCTGACATATCGGAAATCTGGTAGGCAGCAATATGCTGGCCCCGGTCCTTGAGCAATTCGAGAACATCTGGCAAGTAATACTCACCCTGGGCATTGTCATTGTTGACCTCATGGAGCATCTTGAAGAGCCATTGGTTGTCGAAAACATAGGTCCCTGTGTTAATTTCTTGGACCTGGCGTTCTTCCTCTGTGGCATCCTTCTCTTCGACACTGCGGTCTACCGCCCCATCAGCTCGGCGGATAATTCGTCCATAGCCATAAGGATTATCGGCATGGGCTGTGAGGATCGTTGCCTTAGCGCCTTCCGCTTCATGGTAGTCAACTAGCGCTTCAAAGGTTTCAGCGCGGATTAAAGGGGTGTCCCCGGCTACGACCAAGGTAAGGCCTTCCTTATCAGCTAATAGGGATTCTGCCTGCATGACCGCATGAGCCGTTCCCAATTGTTCTTCTTGTAAGCAGTAGAGGGACCGGTCACCGAGGCGTTCCTTCACCTGGTCTGCCCCATGACCAACCACGGTAATCTTCTCATCAAAGCCTGCCTGGCTGATATTATCCACCACATGTTCTACCATGGACTTACCAGCGACCGGGTGCAAGACCTTGTAGAGCTTGGACTTCATCCGTGTTCCCTTACCTGCTGCTAGGATAATTGCAAATTTCTTTCCCATAGTTCCCTCCAGTTTACTTCTTCTGGCGACGTGCGCCCTTGTTCTTCTGTTGGCGCTTGCGCTTTTTATTTTTGTTTTTTGATTTCTGTGTTTGCGATTGGCCCCGCTTTGACTTGCTTGTCCCTTGGTCGCGGTGGACAGGGGCTTCTTTGCTGACTTGCCCCTGGCTGAGAAAGACTTCTTCCAGCTTAGCTTGGTCGGGGACCTGCTTCTTAAGCTCGCGTAAGCTGCGATCAGTCACAAAGCTTAGCACACTCCCCTCAGCTCCCATCCGGCCAGTCCGTCCGCTGCGATGGGTATAAGTGGCCCGGTCTTCTGCCTGGTCATACTGAATCACATAGGGCAAATCTGGAATATCCATCCCCCGTGCCGCCACATCCGTGGTTAAAAGATAGACATAGCGCCCCTGGCGGAAGCCTTGCAGGGCATTTTGCCGGTCCTGGCTGGTCATCTCACTATGGAGAACAGCCACCGGCACCTGGCGATAGGTCAACTTCTCCTTGAGCCGGTCAAGTTCGGCAATACTCCGGACAAAAACCAAGGCCTGCATCCCCTCCACCTGGGCCAAGCGTCGCAGGGCATCATCCCGCTTACGGCTAGATACTTGCAAGTAGAGGTGTTGGCGCTTAGCCGTCAATGCTTGGGAAGCCTGGCTGCAATCGAGGAAGAAAACCTCTTCGCGCAAGCCTTCGAACTGGGCCCAAGCTTCCGCATTAGCCGTTGCTGAAAAGGCAGCCAGACTTACCGATTGTTGGACCCGGTCGATGAAGGCTTGGGTTGTTGCCGCTTGCTCCTGGCTAAAGAGGCGGTCGCACTCATCCAAGACCAGGCGGTTCACTTGGTGGAGCTTGAGCTTGCGGCTCTGAGCCAATTCATTTAAGCGGCCAGCCGTCCCAATCACCAGCTCTGGTTTTCTTTTTAATTTTTCAATTTGACGTTTAATATTTGCCCCGCCAACTAAGGACTGGACTTTGATGCCCTTGGCCTTGGCCCAATGCCTAGCCACGTCCGCAATCTGAGCGGCCAGGTCCTGAGAAGGGGCAAGAATCACAGCTTGCACTTGCCCATTGGCCTCAAGTTTTTCTAATAGCGGTAAGAGATAGGCCAGGGTTTTGCCCGTCCCAGTAGGAGAAACCATATAAAAATTTTCTCCCGCAAGCATGGGCTCCCAGGCTGCCTTTTGCACCTCAGTGGGCGCTTGGAAGCCGGCTGCTTCCACTAAGTCACGGACTTCTTCTGATAAATTATTCCACACAGGTCTTGCTCCTCGCTAATTGTCTTCTTCAAGGTCTGGCAGGGGCCGGATCGGACTAGCAGGATGGCTGGGATCGACTGCTAAGGGCAGGTCCTCAGCCCCTACTTTCTCTTCCGGTAAAGGCTCTAACAGATAGTCTCCACCCTGGTCCTGGATGAGGACATGGTCAGGCTGGCTGTAGTGTTGACTAGGCCGGTCATCATAAACCATAATCCCTTCGTTTAAGTTTTCCTGTCTATCTGGGCCAGGCTGGCTATATTCTGACTGGTCCGTCTCCTCCCCTAGATCGCAGGCCCAATCCTTGAGCTGGTCCTCGCGTGAGGCCGTCAATTGGACACGGACCAATTCAGGCCGGTTATTCACCCGGACGCCCAGACTGGCCCGGCCAATCCCCCGCGAAATCAAGAGAGACTTGTAAGGGTTACCGGGCAGGCGGAAGATACCCTCCGTATACTTAGGCAGGTAGCCCTGGCTTGGTGCATAGAGACCACCCAGCGGTCCTAAATGGATGCTGCCCCCAGTAGCCAAGCCTGAGAGGACCAGGTCTGGTGACTTGCTGAGGTCTTCATGGTAACGCAGGAAAGCTTCCGGATGGCTGGCCAACAAAATCTTAACCTGCTGGGTCTGCTTAGGCGTCAGGTCCACATGGCGTAAGGCGTCTCCTTTGAGGAAAGAGCGGTTGCCCTTCTCCATAAGGCCCATGATGGTAATAGCCTGGCCTTTATAGGTCAAGTCGACGGCTTGGTCGTGCAAGAATTGGACGCCATATTCGCGGAAGAGCCGCTCCATTTGCGGTGCCTGGGGATGTTTTAATTCGTTAGGGCCATAAACCGCAAAGGTCGGTGCAAGGGTCGTCAGTTCACGGGCAAAAGCCGCTAGCTCGCTCAGGTTAAGGCTCCCTTCCTGGTTGAGAATATTCCCCGTGAGCGCAATCATATCCACCTGGCTAGCCTTGGTCTGCTTCAAGAGATCTTTTAGGTCCACCCGGTGCTTGGGGAAGTTCAAATCAGACAAGACGGCAATGGAAAAACCATCTAAGGCACCCCCATAACGCGGACTCTCTAAGAGATAATCTTGGCGTTTTAAGCGGTAATTTTGGACATATGTATAGAGCGCGAGAGCCGCTAAGCAGCCCCCCCGCCAGAGTATTTTTTTAAAATGGGATTGAGTCATAGGAAAGCCTCCTCATTCTGTTGCCCCTGGTCGGTCTTACTGGGGTCTTTCTTAATCATTTACTCCTATTTTATCATAATGTACCGGGCTTTGAGAAATTTTGACCGAGTCCAAAGAAAATTTAAAGGATAAGGACTTAAGGGGCAATTCTTTATCGCTTTCCTACTCTGCGTGTTATAATAAAGAATTGAATTCAAGAAGCTAGAAAGGAGCCTTTTTATGGCGAGCGAATTAATTGAAAATAAATTAAAATTACTGCCTAACGATCCCGGCTGCTATATTATGCGGGACCGCAATAACCATATTATTTATATTGGCAAGGCAAAAAATCTTAAAAACCGGGTTCGCTCCTATTTCAAGAGCTCTCATACCGGAAAGACGGCCCAATTAGTCAGTGAAATCCACGATTTCGAAATCATCATCACGACGACCGATAAGGAAAGCCTGCTCTTAGAGATCAACCTGATCCAAAAGTACCAGCCTCACTATAATATCAAACTCAAGCAAGGCACCATGTACCCTTATCTCAAGATCACCAATGAAAAAGACCCCCAATTAATCATCAGTTCAGTAGTTGAAAATGACGGTGGGCACTACTTCGGCCCCTACCCTAACGTTAATGCTGCCAATGCCACCCGCGACCTCCTGCAGAAGACCTATCCTTTGCGTCGCTGTGGCAAAAACGAAAAGCGGGCCTGCTTCTACTACCACCTGGGCCAGTGCATCGGTTGTTGTGACCACCCTGTCAGTAAAGAAACTTATGACAAGCAAATCCGAAATATCACCCGCTTCCTCAACGGCAATGTCAAAAAAATCAAAAACGACTTGAAAAAGAAGATGGCCCAGGCAGCGGAAAATATGCACTACGAGCGGGCCGCGGACTACCGGGACCAAATCTACTATATCGAGCAAACCGTCGAACCGCAGAATGTCATGAGTAAGCAATACAACAACCGAGACGTCTTCGCCTTCTACATGGATAAGGGCTGGATCAGCATCCAAACCTTCATGCTCCGCCAGTTCTCCATTATTAAGCGGGACTCGGCTCTTTTTCCCTGCTACACGGAACCGGAAGAGGAGCTCACCTCCTATATTGTCCAATTCTACCAAGATAAGAACCACACCCTGCCCAAAGAAATCCTGGTGCCAAAAGGCCTGGATAATAACTTATTGGAAGAGACCCTAGGCATCTCCGTTGCCACACCCCAGCGCGGGGACAAGCGCAAGATGCTCGACTTGGCCAGGTCCAATGCCGAACTGGCCCACCAACAAAAATTCCGCCTCCTAGCCATGAATGAACAAAAGACCACGGGAGCAGTAGAAGAACTCAGCCAAGCCCTCAAGCTGCCCTACTTGCGGGTTATTGAAAGCTTCGACCATTCCAACCACCAAGGAGCAGACAATGTGTCGGGGATGGTCTGCTATGAAGATGGCAAGCCCAACAAGAAGAAATACCGGAAGTACCGGATCAAAAGCTTCGAAGGCGCTGACGAATATGCTTCCAGCCAGGAGGTCATCCGCCGCCGCTATTCGCGCTTGCTCAAGGAAGGCCAGCCCCTACCCAATATTATTCTCATGGACGGTGGGATTATTGAAGTCAATGCCGCCCGCGATGTCCTGGATAATGAGCTCGGCTTAGAGGACCTGCCCGTAGCTGGCATGGTTAAGGACGATAAACACCGGACGGCCCACCTGATCTATGGCCAGCCCCCTGAAATTGTGGACTTGGACCCCAAGTCCCAAGCCTTCCACCTGATCCAACGCATCCAAACCGAGGTCGACCGCTATGCCAAGAGCTTCCACCGCAATGTCCATAGCAAGAACTCCTTTACCTCACGCCTAGATGCCATTAAAGGGGTTGGGCCCAAGACACGGACCAAGGTCATGCGCCATTTCAAGACGCTAAAGAATATTCGCGCCGCCAGCCCAGAAGACATCCAGGAACTCTCCATCCCCGCCCAAGTCGCCCTGGAAATCCACAAAGCCGCCTGGGAAGGCCAGCCGGATAATCCTTACCAAAAGGAAGCAAAGGCTCAAAAATCCGAATAAAAACAAAAAGCCCCCGCCCACTGCATCTCCTAAGATTGGCAGTTGGGCGGAGGCTTTTTATTTTTGAATGAGCTACTGACGAATCCTTAGACTCGCTTGCCTAGTCCTTGGACGATTGATCATCCGACTGGTCCACATAGAGGGTCGGATTATCACGCAATTGGGTCTTCTCGTCATAGGTCAAGTCATCTTCAGGATCAAAGATAGCCTGGGCCTCTTCATCCTCCCCGCGAATATCATCGGAGAAAGATTGGTCCATGTGGTCAAAGAGTTCCGGATCATGTTGGGGATCCACCACTTGGGTCGTCTCAGGCAGGTCCTCTTCTACGCTAGGATCTGCATCTGACCTTGACTCTGCTTCGGTAAAGACTGCTGCAGCCCCCGCACGTTCACTTGGACTCAGGTCTTCCTCGCTTGCTTCGTCCCCCTTCAGCTCATCTGGAACAGCGAAGGCCATGGTTTCTTCAGGCACTTGGGGACGGTCCTCTTGTTGGTAAATCTCCGTCTCGCTGCCTTGCCCCCAAGTTGTGAGGTTCAATTCAGGGAAAGCCTCATTCAATTCCAAGCGGTATTGCTTAATATAGTTCCGGTAGAAAACGGCTGTTGCGGTGAAGGCACGGAGGCCAAAGACCACATAAACAACCACCAAGATAAAGGCAATCACCCCTGCCAGGAGACCAAAGAGACCCGCATCGAGATTGAAGAGCAAGCTCGTTGCCATCAGCACGAGGCCAAAGAGAAAGGCCAAGAGATAGGGAACCACCATATAGAAGAAGTGGATACGGAAGAGTTTGAACTTATTCCCCCGCATCATCTGCCGGCTAATCCCCAAGAGAGCTGAGGCTGAGGCCGTTTCACTATCATAGGGCAGGAAGGGGGTAAAAGCAAAGCCATAGATAAAGACTAAATAAATCAAAGTCAGAACCAGCCATAGAGCGAAGCTAATCCCTGCTAAGATCAAGAGGCGCGTGTCCCCTGCCAGAAGTCCCTGGGTCAATTCTTGACCTGCTGCCAGATCGGGCATTTGGGCA
Proteins encoded in this window:
- a CDS encoding AEC family transporter, producing the protein MTNFMIGFNAVMPVLLYILIGQLIHRIGWMSRKSLSEMNKALFAFFLPLNLFNNVYHMDLDKNFNPRTLAFVIIYAIAIFIVYALIIPIFQKRNDRRGVMLQGSIRSNAILFGLPLGTALLGKENLGMVSIALAIIVPVNNILSVIALSIYTDEDFSFKDLMHKIISNPMVIATASGIVVAALGLRLPQSVEVAFDNLSAMTSPLALTVMGGLFKFDKIKDADWSLYFTVINKLLVNPAIALSLAVIFGLRDDNIISVLIATAGPTAVSSYAQAVMAGGDEDLANQIVVFTTCFAMFTLVFWIWLLKSLALF
- a CDS encoding ribose-phosphate diphosphokinase, whose amino-acid sequence is MSQHKPNNLKVFSLNSNPELAEKIAKAMDSELGECSVTHFSDGEIYISIDESIRGDDVYIVQSTSEPVNDHLMELLIMIDACRRASAATITVVIPYFGYARQDRKAKPREPITAKLVSNMIEKTGADRVVALDLHAAQIQGFFDIPVDHLLGSPLLANYFIENPDYSLEDVVVVSPDHGGVTRARKLAEFLKAPIAIIDKRRPKANVAEVMNIVGNVEGKHALIIDDMIDTAGTITAAAKALGEAGAISVAVCCTHPVLSGPAVERLANSNISEVVVTDSIYLPEEKRIDKIKQVTVSELIAEAILRIHDKRSVSPLFVEEFKGMDNGHNED
- the glmU gene encoding bifunctional UDP-N-acetylglucosamine diphosphorylase/glucosamine-1-phosphate N-acetyltransferase GlmU produces the protein MGKKFAIILAAGKGTRMKSKLYKVLHPVAGKSMVEHVVDNISQAGFDEKITVVGHGADQVKERLGDRSLYCLQEEQLGTAHAVMQAESLLADKEGLTLVVAGDTPLIRAETFEALVDYHEAEGAKATILTAHADNPYGYGRIIRRADGAVDRSVEEKDATEEERQVQEINTGTYVFDNQWLFKMLHEVNNDNAQGEYYLPDVLELLKDRGQHIAAYQISDMSEALGVNDRLALAEANRLFFKRQNEQFMRQGVSFVDPTTVYIEAGVSIASDTLIEANVQLKGQTSIGHDCVIGSQTCIRDSQIGDGVKIRSSEIEEAEVGSKSDIGPHAHLRPKAKLASHVHIGNYVEVKNATIGQGTKVGHLTYIGDADLGADINVSCGVIFCNYDGVNKARSVVGDHSFIGSNVNIVAPVQVAANAFLAAGSTITDDVPEKSLAIARARQSNKENYWDKLAIGKKNH
- a CDS encoding DEAD/DEAH box helicase: MWNNLSEEVRDLVEAAGFQAPTEVQKAAWEPMLAGENFYMVSPTGTGKTLAYLLPLLEKLEANGQVQAVILAPSQDLAAQIADVARHWAKAKGIKVQSLVGGANIKRQIEKLKRKPELVIGTAGRLNELAQSRKLKLHQVNRLVLDECDRLFSQEQAATTQAFIDRVQQSVSLAAFSATANAEAWAQFEGLREEVFFLDCSQASQALTAKRQHLYLQVSSRKRDDALRRLAQVEGMQALVFVRSIAELDRLKEKLTYRQVPVAVLHSEMTSQDRQNALQGFRQGRYVYLLTTDVAARGMDIPDLPYVIQYDQAEDRATYTHRSGRTGRMGAEGSVLSFVTDRSLRELKKQVPDQAKLEEVFLSQGQVSKEAPVHRDQGTSKSKRGQSQTQKSKNKNKKRKRQQKNKGARRQKK
- a CDS encoding metallophosphoesterase, yielding MTQSHFKKILWRGGCLAALALYTYVQNYRLKRQDYLLESPRYGGALDGFSIAVLSDLNFPKHRVDLKDLLKQTKASQVDMIALTGNILNQEGSLNLSELAAFARELTTLAPTFAVYGPNELKHPQAPQMERLFREYGVQFLHDQAVDLTYKGQAITIMGLMEKGNRSFLKGDALRHVDLTPKQTQQVKILLASHPEAFLRYHEDLSKSPDLVLSGLATGGSIHLGPLGGLYAPSQGYLPKYTEGIFRLPGNPYKSLLISRGIGRASLGVRVNNRPELVRVQLTASREDQLKDWACDLGEETDQSEYSQPGPDRQENLNEGIMVYDDRPSQHYSQPDHVLIQDQGGDYLLEPLPEEKVGAEDLPLAVDPSHPASPIRPLPDLEEDN
- the uvrC gene encoding excinuclease ABC subunit UvrC, which codes for MASELIENKLKLLPNDPGCYIMRDRNNHIIYIGKAKNLKNRVRSYFKSSHTGKTAQLVSEIHDFEIIITTTDKESLLLEINLIQKYQPHYNIKLKQGTMYPYLKITNEKDPQLIISSVVENDGGHYFGPYPNVNAANATRDLLQKTYPLRRCGKNEKRACFYYHLGQCIGCCDHPVSKETYDKQIRNITRFLNGNVKKIKNDLKKKMAQAAENMHYERAADYRDQIYYIEQTVEPQNVMSKQYNNRDVFAFYMDKGWISIQTFMLRQFSIIKRDSALFPCYTEPEEELTSYIVQFYQDKNHTLPKEILVPKGLDNNLLEETLGISVATPQRGDKRKMLDLARSNAELAHQQKFRLLAMNEQKTTGAVEELSQALKLPYLRVIESFDHSNHQGADNVSGMVCYEDGKPNKKKYRKYRIKSFEGADEYASSQEVIRRRYSRLLKEGQPLPNIILMDGGIIEVNAARDVLDNELGLEDLPVAGMVKDDKHRTAHLIYGQPPEIVDLDPKSQAFHLIQRIQTEVDRYAKSFHRNVHSKNSFTSRLDAIKGVGPKTRTKVMRHFKTLKNIRAASPEDIQELSIPAQVALEIHKAAWEGQPDNPYQKEAKAQKSE